The genomic stretch CCGCAGGCCGGCACCCCTTGCCCGACCCGCAGCGGCTGGAGGCCAGGCTACGAGCCTGGGGTGTCGAGCCGCAGTCTGAGATCGTGGTCTATGACCAGGGCAACTCGGTGGCCGCGGCCAGGGCCTGGTGGGTGTTGCGCTGGGCCGGGTTGGGACAGGTCCGAGTGCTTGACGGCGGATTCGACGCCTGGCTCGGCGGCGGTCATCCGGTCGAGGCCGGACCGATGCCACCGGCCGCGGGCACGGTCAGCGTCGAGCCGGGCAGCCTGCCGACGCTCGATGCCGACACGGCCGCGTCCTGGGCCGGCGCCGGCCGGTTGTTCGACGTCCGGGCGGCCGAGCGGTTCCGCGGCGAGGTGGAGCCGATCGACCCGGTCGCCGGTCACATCCCGGGCGCGGTCAACCTGCCCACCACCGCCAACGTGGGGCCCTCAGGGCATTTCCTGCCTGAGCCTGAGTTGCGCCAGCGCTTCCAGGCGGCGGGCGCGGCCAACCAGGACGCGCCGGTCGGGGTGTACTGCGGCTCCGGCGTCACGGCGGCTCACACCGTGCTGGCGATGCGGCTGGCCGGCATCGAGGCGGTGCTGTACCCCGGCTCGTGGAGCGAGTGGATCACCGATCCGGATCGGCCGGTCGAAACCGGCTGACCAGTCACCCGGCCGTCCTGGCGTGGCAACCGGCGCGCTACCGGTCCCGGTTGGCCCACTCCAGCAGCTTGTCCACCGGCCAGGTGTTGATCACCCGGTCGGGCGGCACCTCGCATTCGGCGGCCCGGGCGCATCCGTAGGGCTGCCAGTCCAGCTGGCCGGGCGCGTGCCCGTCGGTGTCGATGCTGAACAGGCAGCCGGCTTCGACAGCCTGCCGAAGCAGTTCCCGGGGCGGGTCCAACCGCTCGGGCCGGCTGTTGATCTCCACCGCCACGCCGTGCTCGGCGCACGCCGCGAACACCACGGCGGCGTCGAAGGTGCTCTGCGGCCGGGGCTTGGCCCCCAGCAACCGGCCGGTGCAGTGCCCGAGGATGTCGGTGTGCCGATTCTGGATGGCCGTCACCATCCGGCGGGTCATCGCCGCCGAGTCCATCCGCAGCTTCGAGTGGACCGAGGCCACCACCACGTCCAGCCGCTCCAGCAGGTCAGCGCTCTGGTCCAGGCTGCCGTCGTCGAGGATGTCGACCTCGATACCGCTCAGCAGCCGGAAGGGGGCGAGCCGGGGCGCCAGCGACCGCAGGATCTCCAGCTGGCTGACGAGCCGCTCGGCAGTCAGGCCGTTGGCGACCGTCAGCCTGGGGGAGTGGTCGGTCAGCGCCAGGTACTGGTGCCCCAGCTCGATGGCCGTGATGGCCATCTCCTCGATCGGGCTGCCTCCATCGCTCCAGTCTGAGTGGCTGTGCAGGTCACCGCGCAGCGCCTCCAGCAGCCGCTGCCCGGCAGGGTCCAGGTCGACCAGCGGCCCTTCCCGCTCCTCCAGCTTGGCCAGATACTCCGGCACTCGGCCCGCGGCTGCCTCGGTGATCACCCCGGCCGTCACCTGCCCGATGCCGGCCAGCTCGGCCAGGCTGCCTGCCCGCAACCGGTCCTCCAACTGCTCGGCGTTGGTCAACGCGACCTCGGCGGCCCGCCGGAACGCCCGCACCCGATAGGTCGGGGCGTGACTGCGCTCCAGCAGGAACGCTATCCGGCGCAACGCTGTGACAGGGTCCACTCGCTCACCGTAGAGAGGGGGCAAGCTCCGCTTTCACCGACCCCGCCGGGCCGCCGCGGGTGGGGCCGCTCGTGCGGCGCAGGAGCTGAAGACAGGCGCCCAGCCGAAACGTCACCGCCCGGCGCCTCGAGATGAACGAGACGCCGGGCGGGCTGGCGCTGTCTGAGCGTGATCCAAGCCGGCCCAAGGGTGACTCGGATCAGATCAGGTGGAAATGAAGGATCAGGGTGAACTAGAGGATCAGGCCTCGAGGTAGTCCCGAAGCGACTGGGCGCGTGAGGGGTGGCGCAGCTTGGCCATCGTCTCGCGCTCGATCTGCCGGATCCGCTCGCGGGACAGGCTGAACTTCTTCGCGATGTCATCCAGGGTGTGCGGGTTTCCGTCGGCCAGGCCGTAGCGCAGCCGGACGACAGCAGCCTCCCGCGGCTCCAGGGAGTCCAGGATCGAGGCGAGCTGGCGGCGCATCAGGTCGAATTCGACGGCCTCAGTCGGCTTGGTGGCCTCGCTGTCGGCGATGAAGTCCCCGAGCGCTGAGTCCTCGTCGGTGCCGACCGTCTGATCCAGGCTGACCAGGTCCCGAGCGTGATCGATGAGCTCGTGCAGCCGCTCGACGCTGATGTCCAGCTCGCTGGCAAGCTCGGCGTCGGTGGCGTCACGGCCCAGGTTCTGTCCCAGCTCACGGCGCATCCGCTGCATCTTGTTGATCTGCTCAACGAGGTGCACAGGCAGACGGATCGTCCGCGACTGATCGGCCATCGCCCTGCTGATGGCCTGCCGGATCCACCACGTGGCATAAGTGGAGAACTTGAATCCCTTGGTGTAATCGAACTTCTCAACAGCGCGGATCAGTCCCAGGTTGCCCTCCTGGATCAGGTCCAGGAACGGCATTCCCCGGCCGGTGTAGCGCTTGGCCAACGACACCACCAGTCGCAGGTTCGCGCGCAACAGCAGGTCTTTGGCGGTCTCGCCGTCGGCGGCCAGTGCCTGCAGTTCGCGGCGGCGCGGCACGGCCAGGCGCTTGGTGGTGCTCACCAGGTGCGCCGCGTACAGGCCGGCCTCGATCCGCTTGGACAGCTCCACCTCTTCGACGGCCGTCAGCAGCGAGACCTTGCCGATCTCGTTCAGGTAGGAGCGGACCAGGTCGGCGGCCTGAACCACCTCGTCCAGGTCAGCGGTCGCCTCGACCGGATTGACCTCGTCCAGAACGATCTCGTCTACAAGCGCCTCGGGCGCCGCAGACTCATCCAGCTCGGCCGGGGCGTCAGGTGTAGGTGTGGCAGTGCGGGGCGCGCGATGGCCCGGAAGGGTGTGCGAAGCCGCGTTGCGGCGCTTGGATGGGGTTGTCTTGGTAGTCGACTGCGAAGTGATCTTGGTGGCTGGCTGCGTCACGTTGGGGTCCCGTCCACTGATGGGGGTTTTCTCTCCCGATCTCTACAACGGTTCGTAGCCGTGATTGTTCCCGGATTGGGCTCCTGAGCCCGTTCCCCTCGCCGATCGGGGCAAGCCAGAAGTACCGGGCGCCAGCGGCCGGCGATAGGGGTCACTCGACGCGCTGCGGAGGGTGGTGATGGCGCGCCGGCGTCAGCGCCGGTCAGGCGTCTGGAGCAGGATGGTCAGCGGCCCGTCGTTGACGCTGCGCACGGCCATCGTCGCGCCGAACTCCCCGGTCGCCACTGGCAGCCCGAGCGCCCGCAGCTCGGCGCAGAAAGCGGTGACAAGCGGCTCGGCCTGATCGGCCGGCGCGGCGGCCTGCCAGCTGGGCCGGCGCCCGGAGCTGGTGTCGGCATACAGCGTGAACTGGCTGATCACCAGCGCCGGCGCGCCGATCGAGGCAGCCGAGCTCTCGTCCCGGTCGCCGTCGCGCAGCACCCGTAGACCCGCGACCTTGCCGGCCAGCCAGCGCGCGTCCTGCTCGGTGTCGGTGTGTGTGACTCCGACCAGCACCAGCAGGCCCGCCCCGATCTCACCGCGGACCTCGCCAGCGACCGACACCGAGGCGTGTGAGACCCGTTGCAGGACGGCTTTCACCGAACACCGCCTGCGCCACTCTCGGACGCGAGATCAACGGGTACGAGCAAACCGCGTTCGATCAAATCGCGTACGACAGGAGTCAGGGCGGTGGTCACCTCGTCCACGCCGGCCGACACGGCGGCCGCCAACACGCTGAGCACCACCCCCAACTTGGGCTCACCGGTGCAGGCGGCCACCAACGCCGCGACTGCGTCGTCGACCTCCAGCTCCCAGCGCAGGCCGCCGGGCTGGCGTAGCTGCGTCAGCGCAGGCTGCCAGCCCTCGGCGCTGATCAGCGAGTGGGTCGAGCGCACCAGGCCGGGGGCGGTGATCAGCCGGGAGTCCAGCAGGCACTGGGTGGATCTGGCACGCAGCCAGGCGCCACGTCTGAACCAGTCCTCGACAGCGAAGCCGATCGGGTGCTCGTGGGCCTGTGGAACGTCTTGGCACACCACCTGCGAACTCTGCTCGGCGGTGCGTCGCATGCTGATCAGGCCCATGCCGATGCCGGCCACCCCGTTCGCGGCGAACCAGTCCAGCCACTGGTCATAGCGTCGCTGCCAGCCGGGGGAGCCGGGCTGCTCACCGGCGTCGCGCAACCACAGCGCCACGTACTCACCGGGTTCGGCCACCTCCCGCTGCCAGACCCAGGCCTGACACCCGGTGGCCGGCAACCAGCCGGTGACCCGCTCCTGCCAGCTCTGAGACCCGTCGATGATCCAGTTCGCCAGCAGTTGCCCGGTGCCGCCTTCGGTCAGCCGGCCCGGCAGCCCGCGCACCAGCTCAGCGCACACCGAGTCGCCGGGCAGGCCGCTGTCGCGATAGCGAAAACCGCCTGCCCCCGGTTGGAAGCCGGGCCCGACGATGAACGGCGGGTTCGACACGATCAGGTCGAACTGCTCTTGTCCGACCGGCTCCAGCAACGAACCCTGCCGCAGGTCCCACCGCTTGGCGTTCAACGCCGCCGTGGTGGCAGCCATCCGCAACGCTCGGGCGCTGAGATCGGTCGCGGTCACCGTGGCGCTGTGCTCGGACAGGTGCAGCGCCTGCATGCCGCAGCCAGTGCCGACGTCCAGCGCGCGACGCACCGGGCCGCGCACGGTGGCCTCGGCCAGCGTCAAGCCCGCCGAGCCGATGCCGAGCACGTGCTCGGGGTGCAACGGGCCTGGCCGGACCTCGGCCCCAAGGTCTGAGACCACCCACCAGTCCGGCCCACCGGTCTCGGAGTAGACCCGTAGGTCCAACGTCGCCCGGATCTGACCCGCCACCTCCTCGACCAGCCCGGCTGCCTCGGCTTCGGCCAGCGGCAGCGGACGCAGCGCGGCCTCGGCGGCGGCGCGGGAGGCGGGCAACCCGAGCAGGAACAACCGGATCAACGTCTCGGTCTCCGATCCCCGCCTGGTCAACCGGTCAGCGCCACTGAGATCACCACGCGACAGCGCCGCCTCGCCCGGCAAGCCCAGCACCTCGCTCACCGCGACCGAGCCGAACCGCTCCCGAACGACCTCGCCGAGCTGGTCCAGGACGGCCGCTGGGAAGAGGGGTCGCACGCTCATGCCGCTCGCACCCCACGGCCGGCCTGGGCCAAGCCGGCGCCGGGCTGTGCGGTCACCAAGCCGGCCGGCTGCGGTGGCGCGAGCTCGCGGCGCGGCCACCAGTTCGCGGCGGAGCCCGACTGGCCGTTCGGCAGGACGATCATCGTTGTGAGCACGAGCATCATCGTGCCGCAGAGCGATCTGTATCTCACCCCGATCATCGGGGTGCGGTGGCACCATGGTTATGTGCGCCCGTCCAGAGACCCCGCCGACCGGCCGATCCTCATCACCGAGGCGCCGATCAACGCCGATGACGAGTTCGATCACCGTCGCAAGCGATACCTGCTGATGATGACGCTGCGCGCGGTGTGCATCATCGGCGCCGCCAGCACCTTCTCCATCTCCGGCTGGCTCGGCGCCGGCTTCGTGGCCGCGGCGCTGGTGCTGCCCTGGTCGGCGGTGCTGATCGCCAACGACCGCCCCCCCAAGCAGGAGCTCCGATTCCGCCGGTTCGTCGGGGTGGGGGAGCAGGCCCAGCGTCAGCTCACTTCCGGCGACTCGACGCCGTCCACGGACGATGGCCGGCAACCGGCCGAGCCGCGAGTCATCGACATCTGAGCTCACCGCCGGGGCGGCGGTGGCACAATCGAGGCGTGACTACCCAGACTCTGGACGCCCCGAAGACCTCCGACGCCGACCAGCGTGACCAGGTCTTCCACTACGTCCGCAAGAACAAGGTCGCCGAGAGCGCGGTCCTCGGCACCATGGTCGAGGCGTTGTGCGGCGAGGTCTTTCCAGTCACCAGGGCCGCGAAGCCTGGCTCGCCGGTCTGCTCGCGCTGCAAGGAGATCTACGAGTCGCTACCCGGCGGCGGGTCGGCCTGAGCAGGCTGGGTCGCGGCCGGCCCTGAAGCAGGCCGGGACGCCGACGCAGGCCCGGGTGCCGCCGTCGGCCCGGACGCTGACGCAGGCCCAGGTGTCGCCGCCGGCCCTGACGCAGCAGCCGACCCGGACGCTGACGCGGGAGCCGGCCCGGGCGTCGCCGCGGAAGGGTCCGCTGCCGGAGCCGACGTGGCCTCTGCCACGTCCCCGGCCCGGGCGGTGTCCGAACTCGGGGTGTAGCGCTTCCAACCCCGACCGGTGAGGCGCGCCTTGGCCGTGGTGGTCGGCGATCGCTGCTCGATCTCGGCGTTGAGCTCGGCGCCCAGCAGCACGCCCAGCGCCAGCAGGAAGAAGAACAGCAGCGCGGCGATCGGGGCGGCCAGCGTTCCGTAAGCGTGATTCTGGGCCACGATGAAGCTGATGTAGAAGCGCAGGCCCCATGACCCGGCCAGGAAGATCACCATGGCCACCAGAGCGCCGGGCAGGCCCCGTCGCCACGGCAGCCGCCGCGGTGGCGCGAGGTGGTAGAGGCTGGTGAGGCCGATCAGCAGCAGCAACAGTACGACCGGCCAGTAGGCGTCGCCGATCACCCGGTCCGCTGTCTCACGGGCTCCTTCAGGAAACAGCTCCGGCAACAGCGCCGGTCCCAGCACCAGGGCGGGCAG from Jatrophihabitans sp. encodes the following:
- a CDS encoding sulfurtransferase; its protein translation is MTPHSQRALISVDELAADIGRRAGLVLLDVRWQVAGPSQYPLYLTSHLPGAHWCDLDADLADPPGAAGRHPLPDPQRLEARLRAWGVEPQSEIVVYDQGNSVAAARAWWVLRWAGLGQVRVLDGGFDAWLGGGHPVEAGPMPPAAGTVSVEPGSLPTLDADTAASWAGAGRLFDVRAAERFRGEVEPIDPVAGHIPGAVNLPTTANVGPSGHFLPEPELRQRFQAAGAANQDAPVGVYCGSGVTAAHTVLAMRLAGIEAVLYPGSWSEWITDPDRPVETG
- a CDS encoding PHP domain-containing protein — encoded protein: MDPVTALRRIAFLLERSHAPTYRVRAFRRAAEVALTNAEQLEDRLRAGSLAELAGIGQVTAGVITEAAAGRVPEYLAKLEEREGPLVDLDPAGQRLLEALRGDLHSHSDWSDGGSPIEEMAITAIELGHQYLALTDHSPRLTVANGLTAERLVSQLEILRSLAPRLAPFRLLSGIEVDILDDGSLDQSADLLERLDVVVASVHSKLRMDSAAMTRRMVTAIQNRHTDILGHCTGRLLGAKPRPQSTFDAAVVFAACAEHGVAVEINSRPERLDPPRELLRQAVEAGCLFSIDTDGHAPGQLDWQPYGCARAAECEVPPDRVINTWPVDKLLEWANRDR
- the sigB gene encoding RNA polymerase sigma factor SigB, with the translated sequence MTQPATKITSQSTTKTTPSKRRNAASHTLPGHRAPRTATPTPDAPAELDESAAPEALVDEIVLDEVNPVEATADLDEVVQAADLVRSYLNEIGKVSLLTAVEEVELSKRIEAGLYAAHLVSTTKRLAVPRRRELQALAADGETAKDLLLRANLRLVVSLAKRYTGRGMPFLDLIQEGNLGLIRAVEKFDYTKGFKFSTYATWWIRQAISRAMADQSRTIRLPVHLVEQINKMQRMRRELGQNLGRDATDAELASELDISVERLHELIDHARDLVSLDQTVGTDEDSALGDFIADSEATKPTEAVEFDLMRRQLASILDSLEPREAAVVRLRYGLADGNPHTLDDIAKKFSLSRERIRQIERETMAKLRHPSRAQSLRDYLEA
- the dtd gene encoding D-aminoacyl-tRNA deacylase, with the protein product MKAVLQRVSHASVSVAGEVRGEIGAGLLVLVGVTHTDTEQDARWLAGKVAGLRVLRDGDRDESSAASIGAPALVISQFTLYADTSSGRRPSWQAAAPADQAEPLVTAFCAELRALGLPVATGEFGATMAVRSVNDGPLTILLQTPDRR
- a CDS encoding class I SAM-dependent methyltransferase, with product MSVRPLFPAAVLDQLGEVVRERFGSVAVSEVLGLPGEAALSRGDLSGADRLTRRGSETETLIRLFLLGLPASRAAAEAALRPLPLAEAEAAGLVEEVAGQIRATLDLRVYSETGGPDWWVVSDLGAEVRPGPLHPEHVLGIGSAGLTLAEATVRGPVRRALDVGTGCGMQALHLSEHSATVTATDLSARALRMAATTAALNAKRWDLRQGSLLEPVGQEQFDLIVSNPPFIVGPGFQPGAGGFRYRDSGLPGDSVCAELVRGLPGRLTEGGTGQLLANWIIDGSQSWQERVTGWLPATGCQAWVWQREVAEPGEYVALWLRDAGEQPGSPGWQRRYDQWLDWFAANGVAGIGMGLISMRRTAEQSSQVVCQDVPQAHEHPIGFAVEDWFRRGAWLRARSTQCLLDSRLITAPGLVRSTHSLISAEGWQPALTQLRQPGGLRWELEVDDAVAALVAACTGEPKLGVVLSVLAAAVSAGVDEVTTALTPVVRDLIERGLLVPVDLASESGAGGVR
- a CDS encoding DUF3099 domain-containing protein, with protein sequence MSTSIIVPQSDLYLTPIIGVRWHHGYVRPSRDPADRPILITEAPINADDEFDHRRKRYLLMMTLRAVCIIGAASTFSISGWLGAGFVAAALVLPWSAVLIANDRPPKQELRFRRFVGVGEQAQRQLTSGDSTPSTDDGRQPAEPRVIDI
- a CDS encoding DUF3039 domain-containing protein — its product is MTTQTLDAPKTSDADQRDQVFHYVRKNKVAESAVLGTMVEALCGEVFPVTRAAKPGSPVCSRCKEIYESLPGGGSA
- a CDS encoding YihY/virulence factor BrkB family protein produces the protein MSQRSMRRLALRTVSRAWNDRVLGLSAEAAFWQLLSLPSLFLGLLAALGYFSEWAGEGTVDRVQQNLLITFSRAFSDEVVAELIAPVVQQVLREGRADVISVGFVLALWAGSSATATFVNTITIAYGMRDLRGAVRSRLLALGIYLGSIVVGVIVLPALVLGPALLPELFPEGARETADRVIGDAYWPVVLLLLLIGLTSLYHLAPPRRLPWRRGLPGALVAMVIFLAGSWGLRFYISFIVAQNHAYGTLAAPIAALLFFFLLALGVLLGAELNAEIEQRSPTTTAKARLTGRGWKRYTPSSDTARAGDVAEATSAPAADPSAATPGPAPASASGSAAASGPAATPGPASASGPTAAPGPASASRPASGPAATQPAQADPPPGSDS